ACttgttgttacatttgtttgttattttcaaaTGCCAAATCTTCTTTGAGAACATAATTTAAGTTGAATGTGTAAATTGTCACGTCCTAAAAGAAATGTCAGTATTGATTCTTTCATTTACAAGCTTATATAGTCTTGGTTAACCTGCTTTACTAACAGGTAGGAAATACAGAGAATagtgaaggataaaaaacttacaGTAAGAAATGTtgagtttcatttttaaaagatacattttttattacagGGAAacataacatatttatttttgtgaagcaGTTATACAGGTATAAAGATTTCTGAAAAACTAGAATTTATAATTTGCCTTTTTTCAAAAAACCAGAatcattttttcatgtttttagatTTTATCCAAACTGATGGTCATTATATACAAAATGGTTTGGACAGggtagatttttttaatattcaaaaatgATGAGAGGGGTAGTAGAGGTACATTCCCCCGATTTATAATTTACAATTGTTTGTATTGATACAGTTTACTATACTTTGGGACATAGCAATATACAttcttattattcttttattttacagAACACTATGTCTCAGCTGAAACTGACTAAGCCAGCACCAGAATTCAGAGGAACTGCTGTTGTCAATGGGGAATTTAAAGATATTTCACTGGCAGATTACCGAGGGAAATATGTAGTATTCTTCTTTTATCCATTAGATTTGTAAGTACATGTAAATACTGTGTATAATATTGAGATTTATATTAAGTAGGAAATCAATGTTTAAAGGCCAGACTATTGTCTTTTTATGTTACCAAGGTCatgtaatttatttctttaaaaacgtTCACAATATAAGGAAGCATAAAGCATGAATAACACATGGAAACTTCATTTTGGTTTCGATTACTTGTTCCTTTTCAGGAATGAATTGAAGTAAAAAGGAATCATATTTGTTAGTAGGGCataaatttttcacatgtttgtCTTATGTTCCTAAAACAGTGCATAATACATAAAAAAGGATAATCTGAATGCATGAAAAAAtggatatttcaatattgaatggAATAGATTTCTTCCAAACTTAAACAACCATATAATTTAAAGTATAAGTTTTGAATCCTGCACATTGTCTGCAAATCACACCAGTGATAGAAATGGATTTATAATTacaattgattttgaaattgaaaaaaggtaTTTGGTGTATttattcatgacacaaaatcttTACCCCATGGACTGttgtataaaatgtatacaaatttatttacataaatgctttaaagtatttgtacaatgtatttatgtacatgtaatactAAGTTATTTGGGTCAAATTAAACAACCAAACTATATCAATAAACTTTATTGACCAGTAGACACATGGCAAGTACAAAGTTTGTTAGAGTGACCCATGATTTGTTTGAAAAGATAAGTCAAGCATTTGATTTATAAAAGTCatatattagtacatgtatactgAATAACCTAATTTATGGAGATGATGCATGTGATTTGAAATagttaaaacttttgaaattttttatttaaattgtacCCTCTGAAATGAGTCCAAATGGAAGGATTAGTCCAATAAACGATTGGTAGTCCTTATTGTGTAATTATGCATGGTAGTCCCAAGGGAGTGTCCTGAAAGTGCTCAAGGAGGATGTGAGTTATTCCCCAAAtggagaaaaaaagaaagaaaatcctGCAAATGGAATATTTAAATGCATACAATTGAGTTTTCTCGGAATGTGCCCCCTCCCCCATCTAAATTTAAAAAGAGTATAAGCAAGAAAATGTAACATGTCTCATCCCACAGCCTGAGCCATGAGTATTGTATTTTCTTTGGGGTTTTAAAATAACCTGTTTTTGTGACAGCAATGCTACAGGCCACGTTACTGGTTACAGAACATGCATttgaagaaagtttttttttgttatttttcagtaCATTTGTTTGTCCAACAGAAATAATAGCATTCAGTGATCGAGCAGAAGAATTCCGTTCCATAAACTGTGAAGTAGTAGCTTGTTCAGTTGACAGTCATTTTTCACATTTAGCATGGTAATTATTAAAAATGGCAGAAGATAGATAGTAAACGTACGGCCTTAAATCagtaaaaaacaaaaagtaaaagttGGCTAAATAAGGCCcctaaatgaaaaatgtaaaacaattaaaacaagaaagcTAAGTGCctgatttatgaacaaaataatgattggaaaacaaatatgaaatacagcAATAAAAGACAACCACTtgattacagactcctgacttgagacaggcacatacagaatctGGTGTAGTTAAATTAGTTTTAACCCTCCCTTAAACCTGAGACAGTGCTGTATATTTCACTAATTCTCTCCCCTCTTGctacaaaattaaacaaatacaaaaagaaaaaaaagaattaagaaGTCGCTTCAATAGCACATTAAAAACACATTAAACAGTAATAATTAGAAAAATGTTCTACTTGAATAAATAATAACATCTcacacaaagaaagataactccggACAGATGATTCAgtgtaagaatttttttttcaagttttttctatcatttttaatttccAAACATCAATGCAAGCAAATCTTAACCATAAtttttacattacaaaatcaaataaattttataacaatgaaaaatagATTAGAATTTGGAATCAAagtaaaaatcatcatttttggGGGTTAAAAACTTCACACTATGCATTACAAATATTCTTGTGTCGGACCAAATAATTCATTTGCAATTTGAATGATATTTTCCTAATGCTGaattaacatatattttcaataatgttttttttagggTAAACACTCCACGAAAGCAAGGTGGACTTGGAAACATGAAAATTCCTCTCCTCTCAGACATAACAAAAGAAATCAGTAAATCCTATAATGTATTGAAGGAAGATGAAGGAATAGCTTTTAGGTAAATTCgctgaaaaaaaccaaaaaagaatttaaaatgaGATATGACATAGATGCATATTGGACATCATAAGAGAATTATTGTCGGAAAAATCTTTGAAGAATTATTGCAGATAGTTTAAAACACTGCTCAACTATTAAAAAAAGTCACTGCAATGTTTCATGTGTACTTTCAAGATTAATGTATTGTAACAGCAATGGACATCAGTTCATAAATATCATTCtaattcaagttaaaaaaaagacTTGATTGTATACcacaaaaataatgtcatatttAAACTTCTTGTATGAAAGAAAAGATGATGTGACCAGAGGCTCTTAAATGAAATTTATACTGGCTCCTttaggtttttattttttttgttattttcaaaattccatAATTTACCAAACGATTTTAGAACAAGTGAAAATAACAAAGTTTTACATTGACCTGTTTTATGTTACAGAGGATTATTTGTAATTGATGACAAAGGAAATCTCCGACAGATGACAGTAAATGATCTTCCAGTAGGACGATCAGTTGATGAAACTTTACGTCTTGTACAAGCTTTCCAGTTTACTGATAAACATGGAGAAGGTAAGATACAGGGGTTTCATTTATCTATTATGCAGACTAATACTTTCCCCATTTGTAGGCGTTATTGTCaatagcataggagggtaaaGTCCCAGGTACCGCATCCTAAAGAATGACCTGAATATATTGCCATCTAAACCAATTGAGTAGTTTGTAAACATGCATTGGTGATTTTTCCATAAAAAAGAtactttgatgttatatttaattACTATGAAAGTTATATTCAACTATCTTTCACTTGTttgcaaaatgaaaaaagacaaattgCTGAAAAGAGTTGACAAAATCCATAGtcaaacaagaactatctttaaaaaagatatccgacgtatatgtttaaaactatcatttcgataaccttcagaagcacaaagataccatttaaataacgttttctctgtttgtgttcagtattctcggtcctcgtatctttctgtttacattcaccaaaaccccacagaaatctcacatgcgtaggtgcgttctaaaagtcatgtacgttcgtacaacaaagtttaccttaaaattcatataattgtcccgaataaacagctgtcacggatgcaaagagctattggagaaacaattattttaataaaaatataaatctttgttagatctagttcaaatatttatagtttttcacttgctttccatcacgatataattaacgagacgttttttcaaacacaaccaaatcacccaccatgacagcattttgtccaatcacagaaaggattttcgagcatgcatattctgttgccatagttaagcgtccttaagttcaaagggcacaaaccgaaactataccgactacgacCGAATAACATAACTTTTTGCGTTTTCTTCATTTAAAAGTGACACATGCAGTGGGTGATTACCATTTGTAAATTTTGGTGTATGACAATATTACTTCCCCTGCATTTTCAAAgaccaaaacttttaaaattacaaCTCAAATTTATGAAGATTTAGTTACTTAATTCACTCTCTTGGGACTTGGTTTAAAGTAGACAGTATAGGTAAGATGTTGATAGGTTTATTTAGTATGACCAAAAAGGAAGGTCGTTTAAGGTTCATAAATTCAAACCAGattagattttaacaaaaatttagaGTTTTCTAAAAAGTATGTAatatgtttttaaactttttaaaaagattaGATGGAAGTTTTCTTCATGCCATAATTTTCACACAAAATCTATAAATCCTGGATATCCTTGGTTTATTAATTGAACAAAACCAAAACTATTACAAAATTgctgaataaatatgtttaacactTCTATTGTTTTTCAATAAAGTATCAGATTTGTCCTcaatactaattttatttcattcattgtCTTTTTATAGTATGTCCAGCAGGCTGGAAGCCAGGAGCAGACACAATGAAGCCAGACCCTAAGGGAAGTCAGGAATACTTTGGGAAACATTccaagtaaaacaacaaaaatgtcagCCAAAATACTCAAATCTATTGCAGTTTGTGGATTATCATGTCTCTATAAATATCATTTGATGTTCTGTATTTTGTGCATTTAGTGTTGTTAAGCATTTAAACtcaaattttgataatatttgatGGCTTTACACCTCAGATATTGTTAATGTTAAGAATactaacatttaaaaattcatttatcATGAAAAGAACAATAACTGCTGGTAAAAaggtaattttgtattttttatttttaatcactGATGTGCACATTGTTGTTTTGGATCTATTTTCAATTGCCTAGATACTAAAACTTCATTACTTTAGACCATTATGAATAcagattttttaattaaaaattgtacatgagattataaaaaaacaagttattacaaaAGTTATCTGGGTTCTGTCTATTTCTTGtgaataaataattttgaattaactTTACAGTCTAATATGAGTGCTCAAATCAAATGTTATATTGTTAGATGTGAAATAGTTTTACAATTGTTACTTAGAGAACACAAATCAACACAGACTTTTATTGTGTAAGTCTACAATCATGTTGTTAAATtgtacaaaaattttaaaattcgaATTATTATGCTTCAAAAAgaagttttctattattttggaGTACAATTGATATGAATGTGTATTTCATGAATTGTTAAACATACTGTGGTTAAGATTGTCAGAACAGTATTTTCTATATTATTCAACAACATGAACTTtgttatatgaaaaagaaaaacaagaaaatactaatttatcaaaatattttaaaaagaattttttgaatataaattttttGCTGGCTATATTGTTAGGCCATATCAGAAGTCTAAATCTGATTTATCATAAAGAAATgtgtttataatttttgtttagtCCCTCCGTTGTCTTTAACAAAGTAAAAACAAAGCTATACATTGTTGAATGCATTATTATTATACCCTTAATTTAAAGCATGGAGGGCCTCGGTGGCCAAATGATCTAATTAGTCCAACTACTGTATATCTAgcttgtcaacactgaggttgtgagttctgCAAGTGGAAGAAGCCCTGGATTTTGAATAGGATTGTCCATTTTCCTTTGAAAGGTAGTGGTTCCATACCAATAATCCACAAAATAATATAGTGATTGTTAGGTCAGTGTGATCGTTCATTTTCCTTCCTCCCAACTATTCCCCAACTGCTCATAGACATTTCATAGAATACTCCTCACATGCTGTATTGTTTCCATCTCTGGGTTCATTCCTTCATTGGAATAACTTATTGATTTTTCTTTGGGAGTAATTGGAGATGGACTTTGTTATATGTACCCTTCAGTACATATTCATATCTGCATGTCCTCCTAAACCCAACATTATATATTATAGTGAAATTGCCTCCGAATTTTTaccatacaatataaaaatatgaagatttggtatgattgcaaatgatacAACACTCTAACAGAGACCCCCTCAAAAATAGAAGGAGTTAACAACTACTGTAAATCAAAAATcattgaaagcatttttttttttaaagaatttacacAAATGTgagatagatttttttttgatttaatgaatatctgcatacagatatatggacaataactgtttagtgtctttaaatatcagctgttttGTACACGTTTTAGCTGGCTATTACTCCTGTTTCAAGCcaagtacaaatacagctgatatttaaagacatttAACAATTGCCTTTATCATGCAATTAATTAACTATATTGTTTGtgctttgaaagacacaaaaactcacattttatgcatttattttctatttgaaatCCCTCGAGGCCCGTGTAGTAATATAAAAATCGCACATTCAGCTAAAGAGAGGTTCACAGAAAAGAACCTCAAATGGTCAACAATAAAACATCACTCAGAGTATAAATAGTTGTCTATtctaacataacaactaatttcaacagtaaaaataaataacaaagcaTTGTCAGATTTGATGTATGCTTCAGAATTTTCAACTGTACTTGACTTTGgcgctgaaattgacatggttgattttgtgtTACACATGTACACATTCAAATTACAAAATCGATGATTGACGCTGTAGAAAATCCTGCTGTTCATGTTTGTCTTATCAGAAGAGGTATTAATTCTACTGCTCAGTCAGGTTCATGTATATTTCGCTTTCTAAGTGATATCTGTGTATATGCATGATaagacacccaattgcaggatacaTTGATTTAGCTCAGAATTGAAGTTCTAATTGTTGTGACCTGTTTCCAGTCACATTATTTGCATTTATAAAAAACCTtgcaatgatttctgaatttacaatatatagGTGACTTTacagtacagtcttcaacaatgagcaaaacccaaacagtaaataatagtaaactataaaaaaagtgtaaaatcacaaaaatactgaactccaaggaaaattcaaaatggaaaaaacacctaatcaaatggcaaaatcataagctcaaacacatcaaattaaTTGACAACTGTCATGTACCtgacaggcattttcttatgtagaaatggtggattaaatctggttttatagctagctaaacttcgcACTTGTATGTCAGTCCCATAAAATTCAATATTGACTGATGTgagaacaaaacagacataatgggtaatattgtcaaaaataggggtacagcagtcaacattgtgttatcttAATcgacataaaaacaaacaaatttgtaaacaaaacactTAACATGGCagaataacacaatgacggatgTATAAGTATAGCACCAcatcatatgtaacaaagaagtacaaaaagtcatatagacaaagtacatttatagcaaaaatgaaagacaagaatacaaaacttatagaacaataacacaatgatgtgATGTACAAGCACATAGTCAGGtcatatatagaaaaacaaagTCATATTAGCAAAAATAAGAGAAGATTGCAAACATTATCTCAAAACAATAACACTGACGGGATGTACATTTTAGAGACACGTCCAATGGATACCACAAAACAAAgattaaacagtaaaagtaatatccaCATAGACAAATCATCTAATATTACACtttattaagataataaacaacgcCAGTATCCATTAATTACTTCatgaccatcgtgtattatttgtgaagttgatgtggaatatttatcaacaagttcttggtaccttccaatgaacttttagaaaaggacgagacgttatttgacacccctggttcatcaactttctactcaacATGTTGCTGCAAGCTCTGGAATACCGAAAAGTTGGGGAAAATGTATATCCCATCTGAGACTACTTTAGTAGTCTC
This sequence is a window from Mytilus edulis chromosome 1, xbMytEdul2.2, whole genome shotgun sequence. Protein-coding genes within it:
- the LOC139514388 gene encoding peroxiredoxin-1-like isoform X1, with the translated sequence MSLKTLYNLSKQISSNVLRCNRYTYNIRSSSARPGHPEQFHFSRRKYCTNTMSQLKLTKPAPEFRGTAVVNGEFKDISLADYRGKYVVFFFYPLDFTFVCPTEIIAFSDRAEEFRSINCEVVACSVDSHFSHLAWVNTPRKQGGLGNMKIPLLSDITKEISKSYNVLKEDEGIAFRGLFVIDDKGNLRQMTVNDLPVGRSVDETLRLVQAFQFTDKHGEVCPAGWKPGADTMKPDPKGSQEYFGKHSK
- the LOC139514388 gene encoding peroxiredoxin-1-like isoform X3, which gives rise to MSQLKLTKPAPEFRGTAVVNGEFKDISLADYRGKYVVFFFYPLDFTFVCPTEIIAFSDRAEEFRSINCEVVACSVDSHFSHLAWVNTPRKQGGLGNMKIPLLSDITKEISKSYNVLKEDEGIAFRGLFVIDDKGNLRQMTVNDLPVGRSVDETLRLVQAFQFTDKHGEVCPAGWKPGADTMKPDPKGSQEYFGKHSK
- the LOC139514388 gene encoding peroxiredoxin-1-like isoform X2, producing MYREYLKSLRDQTKALVKTVDLNEEAQNSDFNGGFLKIESQNTMSQLKLTKPAPEFRGTAVVNGEFKDISLADYRGKYVVFFFYPLDFTFVCPTEIIAFSDRAEEFRSINCEVVACSVDSHFSHLAWVNTPRKQGGLGNMKIPLLSDITKEISKSYNVLKEDEGIAFRGLFVIDDKGNLRQMTVNDLPVGRSVDETLRLVQAFQFTDKHGEVCPAGWKPGADTMKPDPKGSQEYFGKHSK